One Methylobacterium sp. 77 DNA window includes the following coding sequences:
- a CDS encoding L,D-transpeptidase, protein MFARNGFTAFLTGTVLSAGLAATPAASRELVAFDQAAMPGTVVIRTSERRLYLVNGDGTAIRYPVAVGKPGKQWTGATQIDGKYVEPAWSPPREVKRDNPRLPDVIAGGSPHNPMGAAAMTLSGGEYAIHGTNRPNSVGTYASYGCIRMYNQDVVDLYERVRVGTQVYVTR, encoded by the coding sequence ATGTTTGCGCGGAATGGTTTCACTGCTTTCTTGACGGGTACGGTCCTGAGCGCCGGTCTGGCGGCGACACCGGCCGCATCGCGCGAACTCGTGGCCTTCGATCAGGCCGCCATGCCCGGCACGGTCGTGATCCGCACCTCGGAGCGCCGGCTCTATCTCGTGAACGGCGACGGCACCGCGATCCGCTATCCCGTGGCGGTGGGCAAGCCCGGCAAGCAATGGACCGGTGCCACACAGATCGACGGCAAGTATGTGGAGCCGGCCTGGTCGCCCCCGCGTGAGGTGAAGCGCGACAACCCGCGCCTCCCCGACGTGATCGCGGGCGGTTCGCCGCACAACCCGATGGGCGCTGCGGCGATGACGCTGTCGGGCGGCGAATACGCCATCCACGGCACCAACCGCCCGAACTCGGTCGGCACCTACGCCTCCTACGGCTGCATCCGTATGTACAACCAGGATGTGGTCGATCTCTACGAGCGCGTCAGGGTGGGCACGCAGGTCTACGTTACACGGTAG
- a CDS encoding DUF1674 domain-containing protein, with protein sequence MTTPDDAENAVITPRPTLTPAATRALAEAAERRSAIDAKAAEISAARERQGRGGLEPVRYDDWEVKGIAVDF encoded by the coding sequence ATGACGACGCCCGACGACGCGGAAAACGCCGTGATCACGCCCCGGCCCACCCTCACCCCGGCCGCGACACGGGCCTTGGCCGAGGCCGCCGAGCGCCGGAGCGCCATCGACGCGAAGGCGGCGGAGATCTCCGCCGCCCGCGAGCGCCAGGGTCGCGGCGGCCTGGAGCCCGTCCGCTACGACGATTGGGAAGTCAAAGGCATCGCCGTTGATTTCTGA